The following are from one region of the Aquirufa lenticrescens genome:
- a CDS encoding TolC family protein: MRKIALLTLLALTAQAQTNRELNTLVQQVLTYSPSIKAQKTQLQAGEIKTQIQGSYAKPIVAYEAGITRIDPVSKVTFATGGVPSVLQFQPNMNYNTNFVASQTLYDWGKNKSTIDKILLETRLSQTQIDQTAFGLAFQIATVYHQILFLQNVVTIQKAELGRINSHKAIVENQIKLGEALELDVMGLRIRVQNQETKITETETQIDKLIDFLQTQSGQKGLKDQIKAILLANTAKGAIDQHPTILSLEAEKSVFEQEIAIQSKASTPTLAGSASLGVRNGYLPRINGEVPAFEDDFKLNSLVGIKLTVPIYSGKRASMQQSLAKIQQERITFQKEDTQTKLAYELRQGQANLSLIQDKLATQKKVIDQAKYAYQLGEARYKEGTIKQLELDQIQNLLEEAQLQEENFKFQFNLQQLDLLKTQGVKFWEL, from the coding sequence ATGAGAAAAATTGCCCTATTAACACTTTTAGCCTTGACAGCTCAAGCTCAGACGAATAGAGAGTTGAATACGCTTGTTCAGCAGGTATTGACCTACTCTCCTTCTATAAAGGCGCAAAAAACACAATTACAAGCGGGAGAAATCAAGACGCAAATACAAGGCTCTTATGCAAAACCAATAGTCGCATATGAGGCGGGCATAACGCGTATTGATCCTGTCTCGAAAGTCACCTTTGCCACTGGAGGAGTACCATCTGTATTGCAATTTCAGCCAAACATGAATTATAATACGAATTTCGTGGCGAGCCAAACGCTATATGATTGGGGAAAGAACAAATCAACCATTGACAAAATTCTTTTAGAGACGCGTCTTTCACAAACGCAGATTGATCAAACGGCTTTTGGATTAGCCTTCCAGATCGCGACAGTATATCACCAAATTCTTTTTTTACAAAACGTTGTCACGATTCAAAAGGCTGAATTAGGCCGAATCAATTCGCACAAAGCGATTGTAGAGAACCAAATCAAATTAGGTGAGGCTTTGGAATTAGATGTGATGGGACTGCGCATTCGCGTGCAAAATCAGGAAACAAAAATCACCGAGACCGAAACGCAAATCGATAAATTGATCGACTTCTTGCAAACGCAAAGCGGTCAAAAAGGGCTCAAAGACCAAATAAAAGCTATATTACTAGCGAATACGGCAAAAGGTGCCATAGATCAACATCCTACTATCCTAAGTTTAGAAGCAGAGAAATCGGTTTTCGAGCAAGAGATTGCTATCCAAAGTAAAGCGAGCACTCCTACCCTGGCGGGTTCAGCCTCACTTGGGGTGCGAAACGGTTATTTGCCCCGCATTAATGGAGAGGTGCCTGCGTTTGAGGATGACTTTAAATTGAATTCTTTGGTAGGCATTAAACTAACTGTACCTATCTATTCAGGAAAAAGGGCGAGCATGCAACAGAGTTTGGCCAAAATCCAACAAGAACGCATCACCTTTCAAAAAGAAGATACACAAACCAAACTTGCCTACGAATTACGTCAAGGACAAGCGAACTTAAGTCTAATTCAGGACAAATTAGCTACGCAGAAAAAAGTGATTGATCAGGCGAAATATGCCTATCAGCTAGGAGAAGCTCGTTATAAAGAGGGAACGATTAAGCAATTGGAATTAGACCAAATCCAAAACTTATTAGAAGAAGCCCAATTGCAGGAGGAGAATTTTAAATTTCAATTCAATCTCCAACAATTGGACTTGTTAAAAACGCAGGGCGTTAAATTTTGGGAACTATAA
- a CDS encoding DHA2 family efflux MFS transporter permease subunit: MERPQGFAKFIIVITTITAAVMELLDTTIVNVALNQISGALGATIEDIAWVITSYAIANVVIIPMTGFLGEYFGRKNYYLGSMILFGIASYFCGMSETLWELVFWRFIQGIGGGALLSTSQAILFDAFEPEDRPMASGFFGMGIILGPSLGPVLGGYLVDNFHWSDIFLVNIPICVIAVILTLVYIDRKEGEGANRKNMAIDYLGILLLMVTVGGLQFMLEKGESEDWFDSRLINICAFLFVGGLAAFIYRELHTKSPVVNIRIFQNQTFTMSSIFTLVGGFGLFTSVFVYPIMVQRINGLTPTETGLSLMVPTFLGVFLFPVIGRALSKGAKPLPFMVFGILIYIVFGFIGGESTSDMGRWDFFPMQMLRVIGVSCLQMPLINQAVAGLKPQEYASGISLTNMIRQLGGAFGIAVANNYATTRAAQHRSDLLANVTAENPLFQQRFQGIAQSMAQKTGEIARAGEMAYKQIDMAVTKQAYYLAYLDTFRLVSIIFILIFPFVFLIRTPKKDKKDIEKILKASEEAH; encoded by the coding sequence ATGGAGCGCCCGCAAGGATTTGCCAAATTTATTATTGTTATAACGACCATCACGGCTGCTGTGATGGAGTTATTGGACACGACCATTGTCAATGTGGCCCTGAACCAGATTTCTGGTGCTTTGGGAGCTACGATTGAGGATATCGCGTGGGTTATTACTAGCTATGCCATAGCAAACGTGGTGATTATCCCGATGACAGGATTTTTAGGCGAGTATTTTGGCCGAAAAAATTACTACCTCGGATCGATGATTCTGTTTGGTATTGCGTCCTATTTCTGTGGGATGAGTGAAACGCTATGGGAATTAGTCTTTTGGCGATTTATACAAGGAATTGGTGGAGGAGCCCTCCTATCCACGTCACAAGCCATTTTATTTGATGCCTTTGAACCAGAAGATCGGCCCATGGCCTCTGGATTTTTTGGGATGGGTATCATCTTAGGACCGTCTTTAGGACCCGTTTTGGGTGGATATTTAGTAGATAATTTTCACTGGTCTGATATCTTCTTAGTCAACATTCCTATTTGCGTGATTGCGGTAATCCTAACCCTAGTTTATATCGACCGAAAGGAAGGCGAAGGGGCCAATCGAAAGAATATGGCGATCGATTATCTGGGAATATTGTTGTTAATGGTAACCGTAGGGGGTTTACAGTTCATGTTAGAAAAGGGAGAATCAGAAGACTGGTTTGATTCTCGCTTAATTAATATTTGCGCCTTTTTATTTGTGGGTGGCCTTGCTGCCTTTATTTACCGCGAATTACATACAAAATCTCCGGTCGTCAATATTCGTATTTTCCAAAACCAAACATTCACCATGAGTTCCATCTTCACGTTAGTGGGTGGATTCGGCTTGTTTACCTCTGTTTTCGTGTATCCGATTATGGTACAACGAATAAATGGTTTGACACCTACGGAAACGGGATTATCTTTAATGGTTCCCACCTTTTTAGGGGTCTTTTTGTTCCCAGTTATTGGTCGTGCACTTTCCAAAGGAGCAAAGCCACTTCCCTTCATGGTATTTGGCATTTTGATCTATATTGTATTCGGTTTTATCGGTGGTGAATCAACGAGCGATATGGGCCGTTGGGATTTCTTTCCTATGCAGATGCTTCGCGTCATCGGAGTTTCTTGTCTACAAATGCCCCTAATTAATCAGGCGGTAGCTGGTTTAAAGCCCCAAGAATATGCTTCAGGTATCTCCTTGACCAATATGATTCGTCAGCTGGGTGGTGCTTTTGGTATTGCAGTGGCTAATAATTATGCGACAACTCGTGCTGCACAACATCGTTCCGATTTACTAGCGAATGTAACGGCTGAAAATCCATTATTCCAGCAGCGATTCCAAGGAATTGCGCAATCGATGGCCCAGAAAACAGGCGAGATTGCTCGTGCCGGCGAAATGGCCTACAAGCAGATTGATATGGCGGTAACTAAGCAAGCCTATTACTTAGCTTATTTGGACACATTCCGATTAGTTTCCATCATTTTCATCCTAATATTTCCTTTCGTTTTCTTAATCAGAACTCCCAAGAAGGATAAAAAAGACATCGAGAAAATTTTAAAGGCCAGTGAAGAGGCCCATTAA
- the ald gene encoding alanine dehydrogenase, translated as MIIGVPKEIKIQEFRVGLTPAGVQGLTAKGHQVYVQASAGEGSGLSDAQYKEAGAHILATAAEVYAIADMIVKVKEPLAAEFPLIKKNQILFTYFHFAASRELTSAMLSSDAVCIAYETVELADRSLPLLTPMSEVAGRMAIQVGAFYLGKPQGGKGKLLGGVPGVKPANVLVLGGGVVGTQAAKMAAGLGANVTIMDTNLARLRYLDEVMPANVSTQFSTSYAIQEALPSVDLVVGAVLLHGAKAPHLIKRDDLKKMAPGTVLVDVAVDQGGCIETCKPTTHENPIYEIDGIVHYCVANMPGAVPQTSTMALTQATLPYVHLLANLGWTEACIQNEALNKGLTIYDGKLFHPGVAATFNL; from the coding sequence ATGATCATTGGTGTACCTAAAGAAATTAAAATTCAGGAGTTTCGGGTAGGCTTAACTCCGGCAGGTGTTCAAGGTTTAACTGCTAAAGGACATCAAGTATATGTCCAAGCCAGTGCAGGAGAAGGTTCAGGCCTTTCTGATGCGCAATACAAAGAAGCAGGTGCCCATATTTTAGCTACAGCTGCTGAAGTGTATGCAATAGCTGATATGATTGTGAAAGTGAAAGAACCTTTGGCAGCAGAATTTCCGCTGATTAAAAAGAATCAAATCCTATTTACCTATTTCCATTTCGCTGCGTCTCGTGAATTAACTTCCGCCATGCTAAGTTCAGATGCGGTATGTATTGCGTACGAAACAGTGGAATTAGCGGATCGTAGTTTACCGCTATTAACTCCGATGTCAGAAGTGGCAGGTCGCATGGCGATTCAAGTGGGAGCTTTTTATTTAGGTAAACCTCAAGGTGGTAAAGGAAAGTTATTAGGCGGTGTTCCTGGGGTGAAACCAGCTAATGTGTTAGTACTTGGTGGTGGAGTAGTAGGAACGCAAGCGGCGAAGATGGCGGCGGGATTAGGCGCGAATGTGACGATTATGGACACGAATTTAGCGCGTCTTCGTTATTTGGATGAAGTGATGCCAGCTAATGTTTCCACTCAGTTTTCTACTTCTTATGCGATTCAAGAAGCTTTACCATCTGTAGATTTAGTGGTAGGAGCCGTTTTATTACATGGGGCCAAAGCGCCTCATTTAATCAAACGCGATGACCTAAAGAAGATGGCTCCTGGTACGGTTTTAGTGGATGTTGCGGTGGATCAAGGTGGATGTATTGAGACTTGTAAACCTACCACACACGAGAATCCAATATATGAAATCGATGGAATCGTTCATTATTGCGTGGCAAATATGCCTGGAGCGGTTCCACAAACCTCTACAATGGCTTTAACTCAAGCGACATTGCCCTATGTGCATCTGTTAGCTAATTTGGGTTGGACAGAGGCTTGTATCCAAAATGAAGCCTTAAATAAAGGATTGACGATTTATGATGGCAAACTTTTCCATCCTGGTGTCGCGGCAACCTTTAATTTATAG